A single window of Thermococcus celericrescens DNA harbors:
- a CDS encoding GIY-YIG nuclease family protein: protein MRGSYFLVVLLENDKTVRTKGREFHLRKGHYVYVGSAMNSLEKRVARHFSGEKRLHWHIDFLLKEAKLLRAYLIPSEERLEEKLSLGVAKYGEPVEGFGAGDVRVSTNLYRFEGEPDGALTAILSGLGLEWKRVKSREEVIGFGERK from the coding sequence ATGAGAGGGTCGTACTTTCTCGTCGTCCTGCTGGAAAACGATAAAACCGTCAGAACCAAGGGGCGGGAGTTCCATCTAAGGAAGGGTCACTACGTGTACGTCGGCTCGGCGATGAACTCCCTCGAAAAACGCGTTGCCCGGCACTTCAGCGGGGAAAAGAGGCTCCACTGGCATATAGACTTCCTCCTGAAGGAGGCAAAGCTCCTGAGGGCGTATCTCATCCCCAGTGAGGAGCGGTTGGAGGAAAAGCTCTCGCTGGGGGTGGCAAAGTACGGGGAGCCCGTCGAGGGATTCGGCGCGGGGGACGTCAGGGTCAGCACCAACCTCTACCGCTTCGAAGGGGAACCCGATGGGGCTCTCACTGCCATTCTAAGCGGACTCGGGCTGGAGTGGAAAAGGGTTAAAAGCAGGGAGGAAGTTATAGGGTTCGGTGAGAGAAAATGA
- a CDS encoding DUF2095 family protein translates to MDEKKTKKPADDFAWQEYEKEDFERTFPALARELEGEGVPIEAYRTGEGEESAEREEMDFSGYNPTVIDFLRRCSTDDEALEIINWMEERGEITHEMAKELRITLVERGVRAFGSKKEWGWYERHRKT, encoded by the coding sequence ATGGACGAAAAGAAAACGAAGAAACCCGCGGACGACTTCGCATGGCAGGAGTACGAGAAGGAGGATTTTGAACGGACCTTCCCGGCCCTTGCGAGGGAGCTCGAGGGGGAGGGCGTTCCGATAGAGGCCTACCGCACCGGCGAGGGGGAGGAGTCCGCCGAGAGGGAGGAGATGGACTTCTCCGGCTACAACCCCACGGTTATCGATTTCCTCAGGAGATGCAGTACGGATGACGAGGCGCTTGAGATAATAAACTGGATGGAGGAGCGCGGTGAGATAACCCACGAGATGGCCAAGGAGCTCAGGATAACCTTGGTCGAGAGGGGAGTCCGGGCCTTCGGTTCCAAGAAGGAGTGGGGCTGGTACGAGCGGCACAGGAAAACATAA
- a CDS encoding P-loop NTPase family protein, which produces MTLKLNPEAKAVYRSIREEIRRRLVLPGSSSMLDRFEPTSDREEILRRQTYFRRSLPRLRPELKGQIARVRPIKFRRNYLHDRILIVDEGELERALNLGLCEVSTSLEDSEDYSLVLSTVGYGIDVELVPSQIAPELYIMPLWENRETLNALARIGELTGEGSVASEILRKLDELGEVMKKRKLLDGLEELVAAKERELNERISEKLEKFSLTLSGKELLDFLGELKAGNYEAIFRHFGKVEGEILDLINEAEDELSEKLGVAVELFSREELYPVAVPPESVEMLREELERELKVELYLKSREILENVRPLLPVLREELARVNELDFLQAIKEFTEGFSFPELQNGGIAFINGRHLFIESPQPVSYVVGEKPENFGVPDSDIIHNERVVILTGANSGGKTSLLELMTQITVLTHMGLPVPAEKAWVEPLDELFFFRRKRSTYGAGAFETALRSFVRALKGSGRKLILIDEFEAITEPGAAVRIIGELLQIAHEKGFYVVIVSHLGEDLRKELPFARVDGIEARGLDEKLNLIVDRQPVFGKLGRSTPELIVESLARRKRGKEREIFERVLRAFGRS; this is translated from the coding sequence ATGACGCTCAAGCTGAACCCCGAGGCCAAAGCGGTCTACCGCTCAATCCGGGAGGAGATAAGGAGGAGGTTAGTCCTCCCTGGGAGTTCTTCCATGCTGGATAGGTTTGAACCCACCTCCGATCGCGAGGAAATCCTCCGCAGGCAGACTTATTTCCGCCGAAGCCTTCCAAGGTTACGTCCTGAGTTGAAGGGACAGATTGCCAGGGTCCGGCCAATCAAATTCCGCCGGAACTACCTCCACGACAGGATTCTGATAGTTGACGAGGGCGAGCTCGAAAGGGCACTGAACCTGGGTCTCTGCGAGGTCTCAACGAGCCTGGAGGATTCCGAAGATTATTCTCTGGTTCTCAGCACGGTCGGCTACGGCATCGACGTTGAACTTGTCCCCTCCCAGATAGCGCCGGAGCTCTACATCATGCCCCTCTGGGAGAACCGGGAAACTCTTAATGCCCTCGCCAGAATCGGCGAGCTAACCGGCGAGGGTAGTGTCGCCTCGGAAATCCTCCGAAAGCTGGACGAGCTTGGGGAGGTTATGAAAAAGCGGAAACTCCTCGACGGTCTTGAGGAGCTGGTAGCCGCGAAAGAGCGCGAGCTGAACGAGAGGATATCCGAGAAACTGGAAAAGTTCAGCCTGACTCTGAGCGGGAAGGAGCTGCTGGATTTCCTCGGCGAGCTTAAAGCCGGGAACTACGAGGCAATATTCAGACACTTCGGCAAGGTCGAGGGAGAAATCCTCGATCTGATCAATGAGGCTGAGGACGAGCTGAGCGAGAAGCTTGGTGTTGCCGTTGAGCTCTTCTCCCGGGAAGAACTGTATCCCGTGGCGGTTCCCCCGGAAAGTGTCGAAATGCTCCGTGAGGAACTGGAAAGAGAGCTTAAGGTTGAGCTGTACCTCAAGAGCCGGGAAATCCTTGAGAATGTGCGTCCCCTGCTCCCCGTTCTCCGGGAGGAGCTGGCCAGGGTTAACGAACTCGATTTCCTTCAGGCCATCAAGGAATTCACCGAGGGCTTCTCTTTCCCGGAACTTCAGAACGGTGGAATCGCGTTTATCAATGGGAGACACCTTTTCATCGAGAGTCCGCAGCCTGTGAGCTACGTCGTGGGAGAAAAACCCGAAAACTTCGGCGTCCCGGACTCGGATATTATCCACAATGAGAGGGTGGTCATACTAACAGGCGCCAACAGCGGCGGAAAGACCAGCCTTTTAGAACTTATGACCCAGATAACGGTTCTCACCCATATGGGACTTCCGGTTCCGGCGGAGAAGGCCTGGGTCGAGCCCCTCGATGAGCTGTTCTTCTTCAGAAGGAAGAGGAGTACCTACGGCGCCGGTGCTTTTGAGACGGCCCTGCGCTCCTTCGTGAGGGCGCTTAAGGGCTCCGGCAGGAAGCTCATTCTCATAGACGAGTTTGAGGCTATAACCGAACCCGGTGCGGCGGTTAGGATAATCGGCGAGCTTCTCCAAATAGCCCACGAGAAGGGCTTTTACGTTGTTATCGTGTCTCACCTTGGGGAGGACCTGAGGAAGGAACTTCCCTTTGCCAGGGTCGACGGGATAGAGGCCAGGGGCCTTGACGAAAAGCTCAACCTCATCGTCGACAGGCAACCCGTCTTTGGGAAACTTGGCAGAAGCACGCCAGAGCTGATAGTCGAGAGCCTTGCGAGAAGAAAGCGCGGGAAGGAACGGGAAATTTTCGAGAGGGTCCTGAGGGCGTTTGGACGTTCCTAG